From the genome of Cynocephalus volans isolate mCynVol1 chromosome 15, mCynVol1.pri, whole genome shotgun sequence:
CCACATACCATCTCCATTTGTACATAAACTTTGCTGCAAGAACTTCCATAGCTGAGAAGATGGATCAGGCAGGGACAGCGAAGGCAGTGACTCAGGCTCAGTTGCTTGTGGGCCTCCCAGGAACAGTGCACTGGCAGTGCCCAGCAGGTGGCTGGGTGGTTAGCACTGACTCCTTGTTTTCCTGTTTATCCCACACCCCAAAGTACAGCCTGTACATGTGGGTCCCCCCACTCACTGTCCTCTGGGCAGCCCTTCTGGACAGGCCCTCCAACTCAATGTGTCTGAACCAAAGGTATGTGTCACCTGCTCCTTATCTGTGTTCCCATTTCTACGATGGCACCACAGTCCACACTCCACTCAACATCACCCCCAGTGACTTCTTTGTCCAGTCTCAAATCTTAGTGACCACACCGGCAGTTCTGCATTCTGTCCTCATGGCGGCTGTTGCGGGTGTCCAGTTGCCAACAGGATGAAGGTCCTAGTCCCATTCCCCTCATCTGCCTCTGCACTGTTTCAGGGCCTGGGATCCAAGTCATGGCCACCATCCTCCACACTCATGGGGCCCTTCCTGGGCTCATCCTTTGTGTGTCCAGTGCTGCTCTGGCCCTCTCTGTACATTGCCCACCAGTTTTCACAATGAGCACCACTGTAGTCCCCACCTCAGAGGAAAAACAGAGACAGGAAAGATAACGAGAAACTTGCTTTCAACCACAGCCCACATTTGAAACAGGCAGTCAAGTCCCAGCATCTGGGGTGTCTGTTGGGGCATCCTGCCCTTCTCTGTCGTCCCCTAGAGCCATCCTCCCAGGGGAATTAAGCTGTTCACACCCCACCCTTCACAGCACTCCACCCCACCAGATCCTGAGTAGGTAACACGGGAGGGGCTCAGGACCCTTCTTACCCCTACCTACCCTGTTCCCAGGTCTTCAGGGAGCTGGAGCCAGCTGTGCTGTCCTGCCTCCGTGGCTACAGTGTCTGCATCTTCACCTACGGTCAGACCGGGACGGGGAAGACCTACAGCATGGAGGTGGGATGGAGCCCACACCCTGGGGGGAAAGGGGCTTAGATGTGAGCCCAATGTGGCACCCCGCCCCTCTTCAGGGCCCACCTGAGGACCCAGGCATAGCTCCTAGGGCTCTGCAGTCGCTGTTCCGGGAGATGGGGGTTGGAGGGCAGCACCACGTTACTCTCAGCATGGTGGAGATTTACAACGAGGCTGTCAGGTCAGAGCAGCACCGCGGGCGTCTTTTTTCTGCCCCTGGCACAGGGCCCCTCCCGCTGCCCTGAGAACCCCTGAACCAAACCCTCCTTTCTCACTAGGGACCTCCTGGCCCCAGGGCCTCTGGAACGCCTGGCTGTGAGGCAGGGCCCAGAAGGCCAGGGGGGAATCCAGGTGGCTGGTCTCACCCACTGGGATGTGCCCAACCTGGAGACGCTGCACCAGGTAAGGCTACCCAGTCAGACACGCAGCCTTCCGAGGCCCCTACCTGGGCTTCCACCCGGAGGCGAGGGTTCTACACCTGGCTAACCCTGTCGCCTCACTCTCCAGATGCTGAGCCTGGGGAGGAGCAACCGGgccaccgccgccaccgccaTGAACCCCCACAGCTCCCGCTCGCACGCCCTGGTCACGCTGACGCTGCGCGCGGCGTCTCCACCGCGCGCTCCGGACACCGCAGGTACCTCGGCCCGTGCCTGCGCCTTGTGTGTTCTCAGCGCACCCGAGGCCCGACCTTCCTCTGCGTTGGGCTCGCTCGCCCCTGCAGGCACGCTGCACCTGGTAGACCTGGCTGGATCCGAGCGCGCATGGAAGGCGGGGGCGGTCGGCGCGCAGCGGGGAGACCCGGACGGCGCCCGGCGTTTGCGCGAGGCCCAGACTATCAATCGCTCGCTGTTGGCGCTAGGAGGCGTGATGGCCGCGCTGCGGGCCCACCGGCCGCACGTGCCTTTCCGCGACTCGCAGCTCACGCGCCTGCTGCAGCCGGCGCTCGGCCCCGGCACTACTGCTGCGCTGCTGCTGCAGGTGGGCGCCGGGCAGGCGCTGGGGCGGGGCGCAGGGCCGCCCGAGGGTCGTTTGCATGCGAGGCGCCGCCCGCTCGGGGCCCGCCCACCAGCGCCACTCACCCGCAGATCTCCACGCGACCGGAGGATGTCGGGGAGACCATCTGCTCCCTCAAGTTCGCCGAACGGGTGGGCCGAGTGGAGCTGGGGCCAGCCCGGCGCCGCAGGGTCTCGCGCTCCCGGACGCCCTCATCCCTCAGTACGGATACCCCGCTCACCGGCACCCCCTGCACTCCTACGCCGTCCCCCAGCAGCCCTCCAAGCCCCAGCCCCGACAGCGGCTCCGGCTCCGGCTCAGCCCTCGCGTCCCCAGAGGGCCTGCTCTAGTAGTCCTGAGTCGTGGCCCTGCCCACGGGGTCTGGGAATGTGCCTCTGCTGGCAGAGGCAGCGAAGTCACTACATCCCGCCTCCCAGGGCACAACTTCGACCTCTCGGGGCCCACTGTCCCCCACACTCTCAGAGTTACCTCCCCCGCTCCCCAGCCAGGGAAGAGTATGCCTGGAGAAATGAttgccccttcccccacctcccatgaAGTCACAGGCCCTCAGCTCCCTTCTTATCACCATTTGCTGTTATCATGGCACACAGCAGGGAATCCCAGAGCCGCAGGAGCCAGACCCCAGCCAAGTGGTTACCCAAGTCACCACCCCTGCCCCCTAAATCAGACTTGGCATTAAAATGTTgtaaatttctttattattatcttccccaccaccaccaagaccatgTAGGGTCCAGTTTTTATTCGCTAACCCCTTTCATCCAAAAGGTGCTACCTCCTTCCCAGACAGTTGAGGGAGAGCATTACTTCAGGCTGGATCCACCATTAGGTTCTTCCTCCCCCAGCCTGGAGCCAGGGAGGGGAGGTGACAGAtggtgatggatggatgatggtggTCCTGAGAAGATAGAACCAGGAAGGGCTACTCCTGGCTGAGCCCTGCTCCTCCAGCCTTGCCTCTGGGTGTGGGAGAGGCAGAGGCATGactggccagggccagggccagggttGTGCCCAGCTGGGCCACAGACCTTTGTGGGGTTGTCCAATAAACATTGTGTACTCTCAGCAAGTTGGTGCCTTGTGTTTTAAGGATACTGTGCTGCAGACACCTCCTGGCCTTGGTTCGCCATCAAGGCAGTGGGGCAGGAGGAAAAATCAGCCCCTGCCCGAAGAGCCTCACAAGCTGTACCAGGAGAGCAGCCAGCCTGGAGCAGGGGCAGCCAGGTCCCGAGGGTGGCTGACCCACACATCATAGATGCTCTTGTTGGGTGGAACTCCCTGGAAAAGACTGTCTAGATCCCAGAGCAGCCCCGGGGGCCTTTGGGTTTCAGGGGCCGCCCTCCAGTAGGCTGGGCTGGTTGAAGGTGGGCACTGGGGACAGGAGGTGGGTGGTAGTGGGGCCAAGGGCATTACCACGTTGGGGGTGTAGATGGGCAAGTAGGAGGTGGGCAGCTGCCCCCAAAGTGAGGCCCTGTGTCCCCTGCTGGGCAATTCCCCAGCATGTGAGGTACCCTGCAGTAAGTGGaggggccaggccctgggctctgGGGAGAGGGATGCAGGCCTGATGTTCCCCCCCTGTGAAGTCTCCCTCTCCACCCTCGTGGGCCCAGGGAGCGGGTACACGGGCCACAGAGGACTCTCAGAGACGTGCAGGGTTGGGGTGGTCACGGCCTCCTCCATACTGCACCCTGTGCCCACCGAAGCTGAGCTGCTCTGTGGCGCCAGTTGGTGCCAgggtgccccctcccccaggtccCCAAGCAGGGACTTAATGCTGAAGCCCTCGCTGGGCGGCGGTGGCGGGGGAATGGGAGGCCGGTAGGGCCGGCCATGCAGCACGTAGGGGCCCAGGTCCTTGGCGAAGGCTCTGCGCGCACCCCCGTTCTGCCAGCGCCGGCACAGGGCAGTGTTCTGCAGCCGCAGCGCCTCCGCCGGGATCAGGCTCACGTCAACTGCCCAGAAGTTGCCTTTGGCCTGGGGCTTCGCTGGGTCCTTGGGCACCTGTTGTGGAGCACAGGCTTGGGTGGGGCCGCCCGACCCCGGATGCTCAGGGCTTCTGagcctgccctccccccaccccgccccacctTTCGGAAGCATCGGTTAGAGGAGAGGTTGTGGCGGATGGAGTCCTTCCAGCCTTCGTAGTCGTCCCTGAAGAAGGGGAACATGGCCTGGACCTGACGGATGATCTGAAACCATGGGGCGGCCAGCAGGCGCGTGAGCTGGGGCCAGGAGGGGGCAGtgcccaacccctcccccacagcTGGACTCAGGGGCGCCCGGGGCTGGCCCCTCGGCCCTcccagggaacacttctgcatCTCAGGACGACGGGGTTTGAGGGCTCCCAGAGAAGTGTGGGACCCAAGTTGCTCAGCTCTCGGGACCGGCCCCTCTGGCATAGCTGGGTGGGGCCAGGTGGGgccaggtgggggtggaggccagagccagagcctggaAGTAGGTGGGAACGGGTCTGGGGAAAGGTCCCACCACCGAGTGTGAGGGGAAATGGGGAACTCTCTCACCTGGGCCAGCTTCAGCCTGCGGGAGGGTGCGGCCTGAATCACCAAGGCGATCATGGCCAAGTAGGTGTAGGGGGGCTTGTCATGCCGCAggtatatcttcttcctcctcttgggGGGCTGGGAGGGCAACTCAGCCTCCGGGGGCCCCACGCGGGAGTCGCTGCAGGGTCCCATGCAGGAGAGGCAGACAGCGTGGGCAGGGACCTGGCCTGGTGGAAGGCTCAGGGATGGGACAGTGTGGCTAAGTAGGGCCGGGGTCTGAGGCCGGGCAGGGGCAGGCGGGCCCGGCCCTTTATCATTCGgatggaagggggaggggagggagggaagggaggaagactgcggtgggggaggggagcgtGCTGAGAGCTGCCACAATTAGCAGGTTTGGGTTAATCTGGAAGGGAGGGGCAGAGGATTCCAGTGGAGACTTGGGGCAACCTTCTAAGGCCTCAGTTCCCTCTACTGGGCTGCCTTTGGGTGCCCGGGCACCACCAAGGAACTGGAAGGGCTAAGGAGAAACCCTTTGAAGGCACCCAGGATCCATGATTACTTTATCCCGTCTGCCTGGCTCAGGTCTCAGACTCCTGTTTAACAGATGGGAGAGTGATTTGCCCATGCCAAGCTGCCGAGAAGGGGTGGGGGTTTCATCGGAGTTCAAGACCAAGCAGCTGATAGGACCTGGGCTCCAGGGGCTGGACATTCACCCACGACCTGATTAGGGAGGGCTTCCTAGAGGAAAAGGCCATGAAGCCCTTACCCTAGGAACAAAAGAGGGACAAGGTTGACAGGTGATTTTCCCAGGAGCATGCTTCGGGAGCCCAGGTGGGCCCCTCACCTTCTCCTTCCCGGCCATTTGACCTGTGGCTCTGCCCCTCCAGTCAGTCAAGGCCTGCGCTCTGTACTTTGTCCCAAAACCCAGGTTCCCCTCCTCCACACTGGGCAAGTTTGCCCAAGAGGATATCAGGGCCAAGGCACCAGCTGTGGTGGTTAGTGCTGGTACCAGAACCATGGGCCCCCAGACTCGAAGGGGATTGGGGATACACTTTATCCACTTTACTCTGAGAATGCAGCTGTTCCTGGGTAGCTTACAGTGGAAGAGGAAGCCTGGGACTGGGGTGGATGATATATGTGGGGTGCCACGCTGTTCCTGCCCGCCCCACCCCTCATTGGGTTGTGCCCCTGCCCCCACTCTCTCGGACTCTCCCTTCATACCTCACCTGGCTTCCGCTAGACTCCTCTAACCTCCTCAACACCCCTCGGGCCCTCTCCTCCTTTGTGTTCCCAGGGCTCCTGCTGAGGCGTCCTCGCGTCTCACCAGGCTAAACCTACGGCCTCTTGGCCCCACTCGGTCAGCAAAGACGTCGTTCTCTCCTACAAGTCTTAAGCCACCCCCTCTCCACTGGTCGGCCCTTGCTTCCAGGATGAAACCCGGCTCCTTGGTCTGGTGTTCAAGGCTCCTCGTGTCCCGACTGCTCACCTCCGCCCACACTCTGCCCTGCCGCCCCGAACTATCCCCTGGGCCGCTGCCCACCGTGCCTTTGCATACACTGTTCCCTCCAACAGCCCATGATGCCTCTGCTTTGTCCGGCATAAACAGATGACCACCCTCCCGGGAGCCTCTTGACCACTTTCCCTTCCCGCCCCACCCGGATCCCGAGGACGTCGCTGCCACCGAGGGGATCTCGCCGCAGGCTCCGCAGCCGTCCACTAAGgcaccctgggcaggccccgcccccgacAACCCGGCCCCGCCCCCTGATCCCAAGAGGCACCGCGGCTTCCGGCTCCGAGGCGCGCGAACCGGAAGTGTGGCGTTGCCATGGCGAGGGCTGGGCGCGGGGCCCGCCCCCGCGGCGCCTGTAGGAGCGCGGGGCTGCCTGACCGGCGGCCGGGATCGGACCCGCGGCCCGGCGGCGGCCTGCGCGTGGCGGAAGGTGAGGAGCGGCTTCCGGGGTCTGCGGCAGGAGAGGCGTGAGGGGAGGAGGCCGGACCGAGGGGACCAGGGGCCGGCGCCGGGGCGGGGGGCCCGGGCcgaggggaggggaggccgggctcaggaggcaggaggccgggctgggagagggagaggggaggacgAGGAAGGCGAGGCCGGCGG
Proteins encoded in this window:
- the FOXH1 gene encoding forkhead box protein H1, encoding MGPCSDSRVGPPEAELPSQPPKRRKKIYLRHDKPPYTYLAMIALVIQAAPSRRLKLAQIIRQVQAMFPFFRDDYEGWKDSIRHNLSSNRCFRKVPKDPAKPQAKGNFWAVDVSLIPAEALRLQNTALCRRWQNGGARRAFAKDLGPYVLHGRPYRPPIPPPPPPSEGFSIKSLLGDLGEGAPWHQLAPQSSSASVGTGCSMEEAVTTPTLHVSESPLWPVYPLPGPTRVERETSQGGNIRPASLSPEPRAWPLHLLQGTSHAGELPSRGHRASLWGQLPTSYLPIYTPNVVMPLAPLPPTSCPQCPPSTSPAYWRAAPETQRPPGLLWDLDSLFQGVPPNKSIYDVWVSHPRDLAAPAPGWLLSWYSL